A single region of the Lotus japonicus ecotype B-129 chromosome 4, LjGifu_v1.2 genome encodes:
- the LOC130712871 gene encoding uncharacterized protein LOC130712871, giving the protein MTVTKSVVRTWELILSEEHKDEAWVSDAHQRNDYLQEQLEYYRSEQQDEGGREVEAVAKFEPFSAAVREVAIPDNMKNIVLETYSGKADPKEHLLYFNTKMLISASSGTVKCRMFPATFKGTAIAWFTTLPRGSITNFRDFSSKFHVQFSASKTKQVTIEDLYNVRQSEGETLKQYVKRFSAASVKIEESEPHACARAFKNGLQPGKLNSKLSCKPARSMAEIWTRANTYILDEEDDAFKRRRAKKEKDGELGDASPEEKRTKERGESSKKRDRKVRTEEKTAKEPLYPREKTLSAADRGIKLTLAGERSQERVLMPI; this is encoded by the coding sequence AGGAACGATTACTTGCAAGAACAGCTTGAGTATTATCGTTCCGAGCAGCAGGATGAAGGGGGACGCGAGGTGGAGGCCGTGGCTAAATTCGAGCCGTTCTCAGCGGCAGTAAGGGAGGTTGCCATAccggataacatgaagaatattGTCCTTGAGACATACAGCGGGAAGGCTGATCCCAAAGAGCACTTGTTATACTTCAACACAAAAATGTTGATCAGTGCCAGTTCGGGCactgtgaagtgcaggatgtttccagctACGTTCAAAGGCACAGCCATAGCCTGGTTTACCACGCTACCCCGAGGATCCATTACTAATTTCCGtgacttctcatcaaaattccacGTCCAGTTTTCCGCCAGCAAAACCAAGCAGGTGACGATCGAGGATCTCTACAACGTCCGCCAATCTGAGGGCGAGACTCTGAAGCAGTATGTAAAACGATTCAGCGCAGCATCAGTCAAAATTGAGGAGTCTGAGCCGCACGCCTGTGCGCGTGCCTTCAAGAACGGGTTGCAACCGGGGAAGCTGAACAGCAAATTGAGCTGCAAACCGGCTCGGTCCATGGCGGAGATCTGGACGCGAGCAAACACCTACATCTTGGACGAGGAAGATGATGCTTTCAAGCGAAGGCGCGCGAAAAAGGAGAAAGACGGCGAGCTGGGGGACGCTTCGCCGGAAGAAAAACGGACTAAGGAAAGGGGAGAGAGCAGCAAAAAGCGAGACAGGAAGGTAAGAACAGAAGAAAAGACTGCGAAGGAACCATTGTATCCTAGAGAGAAAACTTTGAGCGCCGCAGACCGTGGCATCAAGCTGACCCTCGCCGGCGAGAGGAGTCAGGAAAGAGTCTTAATGCCCATCTGA